One stretch of Desulfovibrio inopinatus DSM 10711 DNA includes these proteins:
- a CDS encoding DUF1566 domain-containing protein, which yields MSGYLDGGTEETVTIGFDASDWDVGSYKLPVIFKQERDERFKGSITVDVIPPSFIAPQFDSLVQNGARALKAAWSYADGETEKFVRGYDVYITDDNWDSFNTYTVAGSDVTSLNIPIPKRADDGSGNGGITYAVKIATYSDFEGNPPASGELSRYVPFTAGLSNLPDTGITKCINGFSPSKFITCPLPGERYYGQDAQYSSNPLSYSDNGNGTVTDNITGLMWQQADDGEERNWDDAKAYCEGLTLAGHSDWRLPNRHELFQLVDKGRYHPAIDPVFSCRLANYWSSSLSPGASFDVFGVEGVKFVVGTTSVNYTYDTNNYVRCVRPGP from the coding sequence ATGAGCGGATATTTAGACGGTGGAACAGAAGAAACGGTGACTATCGGCTTTGATGCGTCGGATTGGGATGTCGGCAGTTATAAACTCCCTGTTATCTTCAAACAGGAAAGGGATGAAAGATTTAAAGGCTCAATTACGGTTGACGTCATTCCTCCTTCTTTTATTGCTCCACAATTCGATTCACTCGTCCAAAATGGGGCGAGGGCTTTGAAAGCAGCTTGGTCTTATGCCGATGGAGAAACAGAGAAATTTGTTCGCGGATATGATGTGTATATAACGGATGATAATTGGGACTCTTTTAATACGTATACTGTTGCTGGATCTGATGTAACGTCGTTGAATATACCGATTCCAAAACGTGCTGACGATGGATCCGGAAATGGAGGCATTACCTATGCTGTAAAAATTGCAACGTACTCCGATTTCGAAGGCAACCCTCCTGCGTCAGGTGAACTCTCCAGATACGTTCCTTTTACCGCCGGTCTGTCCAATCTTCCCGACACCGGCATCACGAAATGTATCAACGGCTTCTCACCTTCGAAATTTATCACCTGCCCGCTACCCGGCGAACGCTACTATGGTCAGGATGCTCAGTACTCCTCCAACCCGCTTTCCTATTCCGACAACGGCAATGGCACGGTCACCGACAACATCACTGGGTTGATGTGGCAACAGGCGGATGATGGGGAAGAACGCAATTGGGATGATGCGAAAGCGTATTGCGAGGGCTTGACATTGGCCGGCCATTCCGACTGGCGGCTGCCGAACCGGCATGAGTTGTTTCAGCTTGTCGACAAAGGGCGATATCATCCCGCTATCGATCCAGTGTTTTCCTGCCGACTCGCTAATTATTGGTCAAGTAGCCTTTCTCCGGGGGCTTCCTTCGACGTCTTTGGCGTGGAAGGTGTGAAATTCGTTGTCGGCACCACGAGCGTCAACTATACGTACGATACGAATAATTACGTCCGTTGTGTTCGCCCCGGACCATGA
- a CDS encoding type II toxin-antitoxin system RelE/ParE family toxin produces the protein MIKTFKHKGLEKFYRTGSTAGIQAKHSKRLRIQLSVIDTAHNVEDVNLPGFRLHELKGNRANIWSITVNGNWRLTFEFSNGNAYILNYEDYH, from the coding sequence ATGATCAAAACATTCAAACACAAGGGCCTGGAAAAATTTTATCGAACCGGCTCAACGGCCGGGATACAGGCCAAGCATTCCAAGCGGCTCAGAATACAGCTTTCCGTCATTGACACGGCGCATAACGTGGAAGACGTCAATCTTCCCGGATTCAGGTTGCACGAACTCAAAGGAAACCGCGCGAACATTTGGTCCATAACTGTTAACGGCAATTGGCGTCTTACCTTTGAATTCTCCAATGGGAATGCTTATATTTTGAACTATGAGGACTATCACTGA
- a CDS encoding DUF1566 domain-containing protein: MVLFTRLSVLRCLCRVVLCLVMLTVSPVWAEYQVNGNVVLDTSTNLIWMQADDGVQRTWREALAYCENLTLAGTSDWRLPNINELESLVDLERIAPTIDPVFSCRVDSFWSSSPYGGSSYSVWFVDFHSGSAPYGENTIAIRSVRCVRSGP; this comes from the coding sequence ATGGTGTTATTTACCCGTCTGTCGGTCTTGCGATGTCTTTGCCGCGTTGTCCTATGTCTTGTCATGTTGACGGTGTCGCCTGTGTGGGCTGAATACCAGGTTAATGGGAACGTGGTGCTGGACACGTCCACCAACCTGATCTGGATGCAAGCGGACGACGGTGTCCAACGTACCTGGAGGGAAGCACTGGCCTATTGCGAGAACTTGACGCTGGCGGGGACATCCGACTGGCGGTTGCCCAATATCAATGAACTCGAATCGTTGGTTGATCTAGAACGGATAGCTCCTACTATCGATCCGGTGTTTTCCTGCAGAGTCGATAGTTTTTGGTCAAGCAGCCCCTATGGGGGCAGTTCTTACAGCGTCTGGTTCGTGGACTTTCATTCCGGCAGCGCGCCCTACGGCGAAAATACGATCGCTATCCGGAGTGTTCGTTGCGTTCGCTCCGGACCATGA
- a CDS encoding FitA-like ribbon-helix-helix domain-containing protein, translating to MTIRNIPDDVHRAFRIRAAMHDAAWKQKFALSSNML from the coding sequence ATGACCATCAGAAATATCCCCGACGACGTACATCGCGCTTTTCGAATACGAGCAGCCATGCACGACGCAGCATGGAAGCAGAAGTTCGCGCTATCCTCGAACATGCTGTAA
- the aroA gene encoding 3-phosphoshikimate 1-carboxyvinyltransferase has protein sequence MFTIDIQAPASKSVSHRTCIAAAMAEGQSQISGVLESNDLIATRACLGAAGAVFEGEDGAYTVTGVAGVPQGGTDEPANLDMNESGTSCRLLTAIVAAGRGSFLVHGRGRLHDRPIGDLANALTKLGVTVHWREKVGCPPLVIETSGLSAGTTSISLEESSQYLSGLLMAAPMAAGPVTIEVTGKKVVSWPYVALSLMVMDDFGIDFSVEGKTDTGFMPLDWRALETVVPGQIRFQVKPSVYTARTYVVEGDWSNASYFLAAGALGKHPVRVNGLRRDSLQGDKSILDILSTMGATVEWNDTGDAVTVTAEKLHGAELDMGHCPDLVPTVAMAASQASSQTTIRNVAHLRIKESDRLEAVANEISKLGVPVQTFDDGLTVTPSGDVSGTSYDFCTYDDHRLAMSISLLELAGVNVRLDNPKCVDKSFPEFFTRWDVIRRANVD, from the coding sequence ATGTTCACCATTGATATTCAAGCTCCCGCCTCGAAATCCGTGTCACACCGCACGTGCATTGCGGCGGCCATGGCTGAAGGCCAGTCCCAAATTTCCGGGGTGCTCGAAAGCAATGATCTCATTGCAACACGCGCTTGCCTGGGCGCGGCAGGTGCCGTTTTCGAAGGTGAAGACGGAGCCTATACGGTGACTGGTGTCGCCGGAGTCCCCCAGGGCGGAACAGACGAGCCGGCCAATCTCGATATGAACGAATCCGGCACATCGTGTCGTCTGCTGACCGCCATTGTGGCTGCCGGCCGCGGATCATTCCTTGTGCACGGCCGCGGACGTCTGCATGACAGACCCATCGGCGACTTGGCCAATGCGTTGACGAAACTCGGCGTAACGGTCCATTGGCGAGAAAAAGTCGGTTGCCCGCCGTTGGTGATTGAAACGTCGGGACTTTCCGCCGGAACGACATCCATTTCACTCGAAGAGTCGAGCCAGTACTTGTCCGGTTTGCTCATGGCTGCTCCTATGGCCGCTGGGCCGGTAACCATTGAGGTGACGGGTAAAAAAGTGGTTTCCTGGCCGTATGTCGCGCTTTCCCTCATGGTTATGGATGATTTTGGTATTGATTTTTCCGTTGAAGGCAAAACGGATACCGGCTTCATGCCGCTTGACTGGCGTGCACTTGAGACCGTGGTGCCGGGACAAATCCGTTTCCAAGTGAAACCGAGTGTCTATACGGCACGAACCTATGTCGTGGAAGGCGATTGGAGCAACGCCTCGTATTTCTTGGCAGCAGGCGCGCTGGGCAAGCATCCGGTTCGCGTCAATGGTTTGCGTCGGGATTCGCTGCAGGGCGATAAATCCATTTTGGATATTCTTTCCACGATGGGAGCAACCGTTGAATGGAATGATACCGGAGATGCCGTCACCGTGACAGCCGAGAAACTGCATGGGGCCGAACTCGATATGGGGCATTGTCCTGATCTCGTGCCGACGGTCGCCATGGCCGCCTCGCAGGCCTCAAGTCAGACGACAATCCGCAATGTTGCCCACTTGCGCATTAAAGAATCGGACCGTCTTGAGGCGGTTGCCAATGAAATTTCCAAACTCGGCGTGCCGGTACAGACGTTTGATGATGGTCTGACTGTTACACCGTCCGGCGATGTTTCGGGGACGTCGTATGATTTCTGCACATACGACGACCACCGCCTGGCCATGAGCATTTCGTTGCTTGAATTGGCCGGCGTCAATGTACGACTGGATAATCCCAAATGTGTGGATAAATCGTTTCCGGAATTTTTC
- a CDS encoding 3-dehydroquinate synthase II family protein — protein MKEVWFKAIPFDKTLVTLALESGVDGLVVEEQDVDTVKSLGRANTLTPQELSLVCLEDKSDEERAVTCLRMGEKTLLGDGWEIIPVENILAQTTGLGVEVKDLAQARLAAGILERGVDWLLVLPEGATDLKRIVAEVKLSMGKIELTPATVTEITTVGLGHRVCVDTMSLLKKGQGMLIGNSSAFSFLVHAETESNPYVAARPFRINAGAVHAYATMPGDKTTYLEEVGSGDEVLIVSANGDTTLATVGRVKVEVRPMLLIKAKVGDTEGAVFLQNAETIRVVGKNGEPISVVSLKEGDEILVRTDAAGRHFGMRIEEEIKEG, from the coding sequence GTGAAAGAAGTTTGGTTCAAAGCCATCCCCTTCGATAAGACGTTGGTCACTCTGGCCCTTGAATCCGGAGTCGACGGACTCGTTGTTGAAGAGCAGGATGTTGACACTGTCAAATCTCTTGGTCGGGCAAATACCTTGACACCGCAAGAGCTGTCATTGGTGTGCCTGGAAGATAAATCCGATGAAGAACGGGCCGTCACCTGTCTGCGCATGGGCGAAAAAACCCTTTTGGGCGACGGTTGGGAAATTATTCCTGTTGAAAATATTCTGGCGCAAACCACCGGTCTCGGCGTTGAAGTGAAAGACTTGGCGCAGGCTCGGTTGGCCGCTGGAATTTTGGAACGCGGTGTCGATTGGCTGCTCGTGTTGCCCGAAGGAGCCACCGATCTCAAACGTATTGTCGCTGAAGTGAAATTGAGCATGGGTAAGATTGAATTGACGCCGGCTACGGTCACGGAAATTACAACCGTTGGGCTGGGACATCGTGTCTGCGTCGATACCATGAGCCTGCTCAAGAAAGGGCAGGGGATGCTCATCGGCAATTCGAGCGCGTTTTCCTTTCTTGTTCATGCCGAAACCGAATCGAATCCCTACGTGGCTGCTCGCCCATTCCGCATCAATGCGGGAGCGGTGCATGCCTACGCCACGATGCCTGGAGACAAGACGACCTATCTCGAAGAAGTCGGTTCGGGAGATGAAGTGCTTATCGTATCGGCAAACGGCGATACGACGTTGGCGACGGTTGGCCGGGTTAAAGTGGAAGTCCGCCCCATGCTGCTTATCAAAGCCAAAGTGGGCGACACCGAAGGCGCCGTCTTTTTGCAGAATGCTGAAACCATCCGCGTGGTTGGCAAAAACGGCGAGCCTATCAGTGTCGTTTCCCTCAAGGAAGGCGATGAAATCTTAGTGCGTACCGATGCTGCCGGCCGTCACTTTGGCATGCGCATCGAAGAAGAAATCAAGGAAGGCTAA
- a CDS encoding 2-amino-3,7-dideoxy-D-threo-hept-6-ulosonate synthase produces MLIGKAVRKERIFNRNTDRTIIVPMDHGVTVGPIDGLLDMREAINNVAEGGANAVLMHKGLVRCSHRGRGRDVGLIIHLSASTTLSPFPNAKILVGSVEDALKLGADAISLHVNLGDDTERHMLEDFGRITSKATEWGMPVLAMMYARGPKIENEYDVEVVKHCARVGEEIGADVVKVNYTGDMDSFSKVVEACCIPVVIAGGPKANNARDIIQMAHDSVMAGGAGLSIGRNIFQYKQPARIVQALHGVVHLNWEVDQAMELLQD; encoded by the coding sequence ATGCTTATCGGAAAAGCCGTACGGAAAGAACGCATTTTCAATCGCAATACCGACCGCACCATCATCGTCCCCATGGATCACGGCGTCACTGTCGGGCCCATCGACGGATTGCTCGACATGCGGGAGGCGATTAATAACGTCGCCGAAGGCGGAGCCAACGCGGTCCTCATGCACAAAGGCCTGGTGCGATGCTCGCATAGAGGAAGAGGACGCGATGTTGGCCTGATCATTCACCTTTCCGCTTCTACCACCCTCTCTCCTTTCCCCAACGCAAAAATCCTGGTCGGTTCCGTCGAAGATGCTCTGAAACTCGGAGCCGATGCCATCTCTCTCCATGTCAACCTGGGCGACGACACCGAACGCCACATGCTCGAAGACTTCGGCCGCATTACCTCCAAAGCCACCGAATGGGGTATGCCGGTTCTGGCCATGATGTATGCTCGCGGTCCCAAAATTGAAAATGAATACGATGTCGAGGTCGTGAAACATTGCGCTCGCGTCGGTGAAGAAATCGGTGCCGATGTGGTCAAAGTCAACTACACCGGCGACATGGATTCTTTCAGTAAAGTTGTTGAAGCCTGCTGCATTCCGGTTGTTATTGCTGGTGGTCCCAAGGCGAACAATGCACGCGACATCATTCAAATGGCACATGATTCCGTTATGGCTGGCGGCGCCGGGTTGTCCATTGGCCGCAATATCTTCCAATACAAACAACCAGCTCGTATTGTTCAAGCCCTGCATGGCGTTGTTCATCTCAATTGGGAAGTGGATCAAGCTATGGAACTCTTGCAAGACTAA
- the pheA gene encoding prephenate dehydratase yields the protein MADEKRPLTAESKTPVLDDAYLARVRDEIDHIDDEVLALLNRRAKVSREVGRLKADSAEPVFKPFRETEVLQRLIEKSEGDLPEEHLRSIYREIMSSSRRLQRSQKVVYLGPEGTFSHFAGQAYLGRSAEFEPCNTIADVFAAVASREAELGVIPLENSLEGTVGQSLDLFLRYEVFVQAEVFCKISHALLSKAESAAGLTAVYSHPQPLAQCAGWLRQNLHSATLFPMDSTAASAAKVAHMEPNVAAIGHIKLAEMYNLNVLATHIEDLPDNWTRFLIIGPTETRAGNRDKTSILFSLPDKPGSLSSVLALLAKEGINITKLESRPLRSEKWKYVFFADLECDLNKDEYKEMLTVLRQGTHTLRVLGAYPAGTYIDVTSGGIVEKSSS from the coding sequence ATGGCTGACGAGAAACGTCCCCTCACAGCCGAATCCAAAACGCCCGTCCTTGATGATGCATACCTGGCGCGGGTACGTGATGAAATCGATCATATTGATGACGAGGTCCTCGCGTTGTTGAACCGGCGAGCCAAGGTGAGTCGCGAAGTCGGCCGGCTTAAAGCCGACAGCGCTGAACCCGTGTTTAAACCATTTCGAGAAACAGAAGTATTGCAACGGCTTATTGAGAAAAGCGAAGGCGATCTTCCCGAAGAGCATTTGCGTAGTATTTATCGGGAAATCATGTCGTCGTCGCGACGTTTGCAGCGCTCGCAGAAGGTTGTCTACCTCGGCCCCGAAGGCACCTTTTCCCATTTTGCTGGGCAGGCGTATCTTGGGCGCAGTGCCGAGTTCGAACCATGTAATACGATTGCCGATGTGTTTGCCGCCGTTGCCTCTCGCGAGGCCGAACTAGGGGTTATTCCTCTGGAAAATTCGCTTGAAGGCACCGTCGGACAAAGCCTGGACTTGTTTCTGCGCTACGAAGTTTTTGTGCAAGCCGAAGTGTTTTGTAAAATTAGCCATGCACTCCTCAGCAAGGCCGAGTCAGCCGCGGGGCTCACTGCCGTGTATTCGCATCCTCAGCCTCTTGCACAATGCGCGGGTTGGTTGAGACAAAACCTCCACTCGGCAACGCTGTTTCCCATGGACAGCACAGCCGCATCCGCTGCCAAAGTGGCCCATATGGAGCCGAATGTTGCCGCTATCGGGCACATCAAATTGGCGGAGATGTACAATTTGAACGTGTTGGCAACGCATATTGAAGACTTGCCTGATAACTGGACGCGTTTTCTCATTATTGGCCCAACAGAAACACGGGCCGGCAACCGTGACAAGACATCGATCCTGTTTTCTTTGCCGGATAAACCCGGTTCGCTGTCATCGGTTTTGGCGCTGTTGGCCAAAGAGGGCATCAATATCACGAAACTCGAGTCTCGTCCGTTGCGAAGCGAAAAATGGAAGTATGTCTTTTTTGCGGACCTCGAATGCGACCTGAACAAAGACGAATATAAGGAAATGCTGACCGTCCTCAGACAAGGCACACATACCTTGCGCGTGCTCGGTGCCTATCCGGCAGGAACGTATATTGACGTGACATCGGGCGGCATTGTGGAGAAAAGCAGTTCTTAG
- a CDS encoding HigA family addiction module antitoxin has product MTMYNPPHPGELIRSVYMAEYNLSCRKLAAMLSIAPSTLTRILNGKSAVSPEMALRLSKSLGRTPESWLAMQANYDLDAARKKVDLSGITAVMGDCSVLS; this is encoded by the coding sequence ATGACGATGTACAATCCCCCGCATCCCGGCGAACTGATCCGTTCTGTCTATATGGCTGAGTACAATCTTAGCTGCCGCAAACTGGCAGCGATGCTCAGTATCGCCCCATCTACCCTCACACGAATCCTGAATGGCAAAAGTGCGGTCTCTCCGGAAATGGCGTTGCGCCTTTCAAAAAGTCTTGGGCGCACCCCTGAAAGCTGGCTCGCGATGCAAGCGAATTATGATCTTGATGCAGCTCGTAAGAAAGTGGATTTGTCGGGTATTACGGCTGTAATGGGAGACTGTTCAGTGCTGTCGTGA